The following coding sequences lie in one beta proteobacterium CB genomic window:
- a CDS encoding phosphatidylglycerophosphatase A: MTPGFKWVFSKPSRALAFGMGSGLAPFAPGTAGTLWAWVAFLIGEYFLSTQAWLWIIGMGVLVGCWICGQVSEELGKKDFGGIVWDEVVAFWLVLVFIMPASLWVQIVAFALFRFFDAVKPGLIGMIDRHFKHLEGGDDSSPSNIGLMLWRGFGIIADDLAAAFFTLLTITLLHIGLSYIS, encoded by the coding sequence TTGACCCCCGGCTTTAAGTGGGTATTCAGTAAACCTAGTCGCGCCCTTGCCTTCGGCATGGGCAGTGGCCTGGCGCCATTTGCACCCGGTACCGCAGGAACTCTGTGGGCCTGGGTTGCATTCTTGATAGGCGAGTATTTTTTATCTACCCAAGCATGGTTATGGATCATTGGTATGGGAGTTCTAGTGGGTTGCTGGATCTGCGGACAAGTCAGCGAAGAGTTAGGAAAAAAAGATTTTGGTGGAATTGTGTGGGATGAAGTTGTCGCTTTTTGGCTCGTGTTGGTCTTCATCATGCCGGCAAGTCTATGGGTACAAATTGTGGCATTTGCACTCTTCCGATTTTTTGATGCTGTCAAACCAGGTCTGATCGGAATGATTGATCGACACTTTAAACATTTAGAAGGCGGTGATGATTCCTCTCCATCCAATATTGGTTTAATGCTTTGGCGCGGCTTCGGGATCATTGCAGACGATTTGGCTGCAGCGTTTTTCACTTTACTCACCATCACGCTCTTACATATTGGATTGAGCTACATCTCATGA
- a CDS encoding Thiamine-monophosphate kinase has product MQSQTSPLGEFDLIQRFFKTQSDLMLANNPGQVKLGIGDDCALLKTVPTDEIAITSDMLVSGRHFFPDANPEWLGWKALAVNLSDLAAMGAQPVGFTLALALPEPNSAWLEAFSKGLFAIANQFACPLIGGDTTAGPLNICITAFGSIPKDKAIRRSGALAGDDIWVSGFVGDARLTLAALRHEIELSKEDLADIEARMHQPTPRVNLGLALRGVANSALDVSDGLLGDLRHILKQSGKDAEIFLDRIPKSSALLKQSQTIQNQYAARGGDDYELCFTAPSSKRDVIAKISADLHLPLTQIGSIKSMQHSTPEIRIIHSDGKALNIQESDLLLKSFDHFA; this is encoded by the coding sequence ATGCAATCTCAAACCTCCCCACTCGGCGAATTTGACCTGATTCAACGTTTTTTTAAAACGCAGTCAGATCTCATGCTTGCGAATAATCCCGGCCAAGTAAAGCTGGGAATAGGAGATGACTGCGCCCTACTAAAAACCGTTCCTACTGACGAGATTGCGATCACCAGCGATATGCTGGTCTCTGGGCGGCATTTTTTTCCAGACGCTAATCCAGAGTGGCTGGGCTGGAAAGCCCTAGCAGTCAACCTCTCAGACCTGGCGGCCATGGGTGCTCAGCCGGTCGGATTCACTTTGGCACTCGCATTGCCTGAACCCAATTCAGCGTGGTTAGAAGCCTTTAGCAAGGGTTTATTTGCAATCGCCAATCAATTTGCTTGCCCACTCATTGGCGGTGACACGACTGCTGGCCCACTCAATATTTGCATCACTGCCTTTGGCAGCATTCCGAAAGATAAAGCCATTCGTAGATCGGGGGCATTAGCGGGTGATGACATTTGGGTATCTGGATTTGTTGGTGATGCCAGACTTACTCTTGCTGCACTGCGTCATGAAATTGAATTGTCAAAAGAAGATTTAGCGGACATTGAGGCACGCATGCATCAACCCACCCCAAGAGTAAATTTAGGTCTTGCCTTGAGAGGTGTTGCTAATTCGGCTTTAGATGTCTCTGATGGCCTATTGGGTGACCTGAGGCATATCCTGAAGCAATCAGGCAAAGATGCAGAAATCTTTTTAGACAGAATTCCAAAATCCAGCGCACTACTCAAGCAATCACAAACCATCCAAAATCAATATGCTGCGCGTGGTGGAGATGATTACGAGCTGTGCTTTACCGCACCAAGTAGCAAAAGGGATGTAATTGCCAAAATTAGTGCCGATCTCCATCTTCCGCTGACTCAAATTGGCAGCATCAAATCTATGCAACACTCAACACCCGAGATACGCATCATCCATAGCGATGGAAAAGCATTAAACATTCAAGAATCGGATTTACTCCTGAAATCTTTTGACCACTTTGCATGA
- a CDS encoding malic enzyme has translation MSKPSNSSKEQQIADLRAAALHYHEFPVPGKIEIAPTKQLTNQRDLALAYTPGVAAACEEIAKDPANAFRYTARGNLVGVITNGTAVLGLGNIGPLASKPVMEGKAVLFKKFAGIDVFDIEVNENDPDKLVEIIAALEPTFGGINLEDIKAPDCFVVERKLQARMKIPVFHDDQHGTAIVVAAAILNGLKVVGKDVSNVKLVTSGAGAAALACLDLLVDLGIPRKNIWVTDLAGVAYKGRKELMDPEKEPFCQETDLRTLDQAIEGADIFLGLSAGGVLKQDMVKKMAPKPLVYALANPTPEILPEEVKEVRPDAVMATGRTDYPNQVNNVLCFPFIFRGALDVGATTITRGMEVAAVKAVAELAQAEQSEVVTSVYGIENLSFGPEYLIPKPFDPRLITVIAPAVAKAAMDDGVAQRPIKDFDAYRNQLQQFVYHSGTLMKPLFSIAKRVPAAQKRIVFAEGEDERVLRAVQIIIDEHLATPILIGRPAVIEHRIGKFGLRIKAGEDFEIVNPESDSRFRDFWQTYLALTERKGVTESFAKLEMRRRNSLIGSVMITKGMADGMICGTVGNLATHLKYVDEVVGREPGANVYGAMSGLILPGRQVFLLDTHVNIDPTAEQLAELTLMAASEMRKLGLAPKVALLSHSNFGSSSAPSAVKMREVLALIQKADPTLEVDGEMHGDSALDETIRASAVTSSPLKGDANLLVLPNIDAANISYNLLKTAAGNGIAIGPLLLGAAKPIHILTPSATVRRIVNVTTLAVVEAASNARGVV, from the coding sequence ATGAGTAAACCAAGCAATAGCAGCAAAGAACAGCAAATAGCGGATTTAAGAGCAGCCGCTCTCCACTATCACGAGTTTCCTGTTCCAGGAAAAATCGAAATCGCCCCAACAAAGCAGTTAACCAATCAGCGAGATCTCGCATTGGCTTACACGCCTGGTGTTGCCGCAGCCTGCGAAGAGATTGCTAAAGATCCCGCTAATGCATTCCGCTACACAGCGCGTGGCAATTTAGTTGGTGTGATTACCAACGGAACTGCAGTCTTGGGCTTAGGAAATATTGGACCATTGGCAAGTAAGCCAGTGATGGAAGGTAAGGCAGTTCTTTTTAAGAAATTCGCTGGCATTGATGTGTTTGATATTGAAGTCAATGAAAACGATCCAGACAAATTAGTTGAAATTATTGCCGCACTTGAGCCGACTTTTGGTGGTATCAATTTAGAAGATATCAAGGCCCCAGATTGTTTTGTAGTCGAGCGCAAGTTACAGGCGCGTATGAAGATTCCAGTCTTCCATGATGATCAACATGGAACTGCGATCGTGGTTGCTGCTGCAATTCTCAATGGCTTGAAAGTTGTTGGTAAAGATGTAAGTAATGTGAAGTTGGTTACATCAGGAGCTGGAGCTGCTGCATTAGCTTGCTTAGATCTATTGGTTGACCTAGGTATTCCACGTAAAAATATTTGGGTTACTGACTTAGCTGGTGTTGCCTATAAGGGCCGCAAAGAACTCATGGATCCAGAGAAGGAGCCGTTCTGCCAGGAGACAGATTTACGCACACTCGATCAAGCAATCGAAGGTGCGGATATTTTCTTGGGCCTATCTGCTGGCGGTGTATTGAAACAAGACATGGTGAAGAAGATGGCGCCTAAGCCATTGGTCTATGCCTTGGCAAACCCAACCCCAGAGATTCTGCCCGAGGAAGTAAAAGAAGTTCGTCCTGATGCAGTGATGGCTACAGGTCGTACTGACTATCCAAACCAAGTCAATAACGTGTTGTGCTTTCCATTCATCTTCCGTGGTGCATTAGACGTTGGAGCAACCACTATTACACGTGGCATGGAAGTCGCGGCAGTCAAGGCTGTAGCGGAGCTAGCGCAAGCTGAGCAGAGCGAAGTAGTAACCTCTGTATACGGTATTGAAAATTTATCCTTTGGTCCAGAATATTTAATTCCGAAACCATTTGATCCACGTCTGATTACTGTCATCGCACCTGCGGTTGCTAAGGCGGCGATGGATGATGGTGTTGCTCAGCGTCCGATAAAAGACTTTGACGCTTACCGTAATCAGTTGCAACAATTTGTGTACCACTCTGGCACTTTGATGAAGCCACTGTTTAGCATTGCTAAACGTGTGCCTGCCGCACAAAAACGTATCGTGTTTGCTGAAGGCGAAGATGAGCGCGTATTGCGTGCAGTACAAATCATCATTGATGAGCATTTAGCGACGCCAATTTTGATTGGTCGCCCAGCGGTGATCGAGCACCGCATTGGTAAATTTGGATTGCGTATTAAAGCTGGTGAAGATTTTGAGATTGTGAACCCAGAGAGTGATTCACGTTTCCGTGATTTCTGGCAAACCTATTTAGCTCTGACAGAACGTAAAGGCGTCACTGAATCTTTCGCCAAGTTAGAGATGCGTCGCCGTAATAGCTTAATTGGTTCAGTCATGATTACCAAAGGCATGGCTGATGGCATGATTTGTGGAACCGTTGGCAACTTAGCAACGCATTTGAAATATGTTGATGAAGTAGTTGGTCGTGAACCTGGCGCTAATGTTTATGGCGCAATGTCTGGATTGATTTTGCCGGGACGCCAAGTATTTTTATTAGACACTCACGTCAATATCGATCCAACTGCAGAGCAATTAGCGGAATTGACCTTGATGGCTGCAAGTGAAATGCGGAAATTGGGTTTAGCGCCTAAGGTTGCACTCTTGTCGCACTCTAACTTTGGTTCAAGCAGCGCTCCATCCGCAGTCAAAATGCGTGAAGTCTTGGCTTTGATTCAAAAGGCAGACCCAACTCTCGAGGTTGATGGTGAAATGCATGGCGATAGCGCCTTGGATGAAACCATTCGCGCCAGTGCTGTTACTTCATCCCCTTTAAAAGGCGATGCTAACTTGTTGGTCCTGCCTAATATTGATGCCGCTAACATTTCTTATAACTTGTTGAAGACTGCTGCTGGTAATGGCATCGCAATCGGACCATTGCTCTTGGGCGCTGCTAAGCCGATTCATATTTTGACGCCATCAGCTACTGTGCGTCGTATCGTGAATGTCACTACTTTGGCAGTAGTTGAGGCAGCAAGTAATGCTAGGGGCGTAGTCTAA
- a CDS encoding Transketolase, which produces MSNLQIRMANAIRALSMDAVQQANSGHPGMPMGMADIAVGLWNEHLQHNPTDPHWMNRDRFVLSNGHGSMLLYSLLHLTGYDLPMSELKNFRQLHSKTAGHPEYGITPGVETTTGPLGQGISNAVGMALAEKLLAQEFNRPGHDIVDHYTYVFLGDGCLMEGISHEVCSLAGTLKLNKLIALWDDNGISIDGKVVSWFNEDTPKRFEAYGWNVIRDVDGHDAEAVSSAIAQAKKSDKPTLICCKTAIGQGSPNMAGSDKVHGSPLGAAEIAATRVALNWPYAPFEIPKDIYEAWDFKKRGQAAEHEWNKEFQAYRNKYPELASELQRRMQGELSKDFSKTLDAYLKTCETKAETIATRKASQNAIEALAPALPEFMGGSADLTGSNLTNWSSCKAVRADQWGNHINYGVREFGMSAIMNGIALHGGYIPFGGTFLTFSDYSRNALRMAALMKLRSIFVFTHDSIGLGEDGPTHQSVEHVASLRLIPNLMVWRPCDTTESAVAWGAAIERKHGPSALIFSRQNCPFVSRNSQQVKDIARGGYVLRDPKKSKIDAVIIATGSEIALALQTAERLEGEGFGIRVVSIPSTTVFDQQDAAYKAKVLPADVPRIAVEAGVSDFWWKYGCAAVHGVDTFGESAPAPVLYEYFGLTVDQIAKTVKQCIAKK; this is translated from the coding sequence ATGTCAAACCTTCAAATTCGTATGGCCAACGCCATTCGCGCTTTATCCATGGATGCAGTTCAACAAGCCAATTCGGGTCATCCTGGAATGCCAATGGGTATGGCTGATATTGCAGTCGGTCTTTGGAATGAGCATCTACAACATAACCCAACAGATCCGCATTGGATGAATCGTGATCGATTTGTTTTATCTAATGGCCACGGATCGATGTTGCTGTATTCACTTTTACATCTCACGGGTTACGACTTGCCGATGAGTGAGTTGAAGAATTTCCGTCAGCTACACAGTAAAACTGCGGGTCATCCTGAGTATGGCATTACGCCTGGAGTGGAAACAACCACCGGTCCTTTAGGTCAGGGTATTTCCAATGCAGTGGGTATGGCGCTGGCTGAAAAATTATTGGCGCAAGAATTTAATCGTCCGGGTCATGACATTGTTGATCACTACACCTATGTATTTTTAGGTGATGGTTGTTTGATGGAAGGCATTAGTCATGAGGTCTGTTCATTGGCTGGCACGCTCAAGCTCAACAAGTTAATTGCGCTGTGGGATGACAACGGCATCTCGATTGATGGCAAAGTCGTTTCTTGGTTTAACGAAGATACGCCAAAACGTTTTGAGGCATATGGTTGGAATGTGATTCGTGATGTTGATGGTCATGATGCTGAGGCAGTGTCTAGTGCAATTGCTCAAGCCAAGAAAAGTGACAAACCTACCTTGATTTGTTGCAAGACAGCGATTGGCCAGGGCTCGCCAAATATGGCTGGTAGCGACAAGGTCCATGGCTCACCTTTAGGCGCAGCTGAAATTGCCGCAACCCGAGTTGCTTTGAACTGGCCTTATGCGCCATTTGAAATTCCAAAAGATATTTATGAAGCCTGGGATTTCAAGAAGCGAGGACAAGCTGCAGAGCATGAGTGGAATAAAGAATTCCAAGCCTATAGAAATAAATATCCAGAACTGGCTTCTGAGTTGCAGCGTCGTATGCAAGGTGAGCTGTCTAAAGACTTCTCCAAGACTTTGGATGCATATTTAAAGACATGTGAAACCAAAGCAGAAACCATTGCTACTCGTAAGGCAAGTCAAAATGCCATCGAAGCATTAGCACCTGCTTTGCCAGAATTTATGGGTGGCTCTGCCGACTTAACGGGTTCTAATTTAACCAACTGGTCTTCATGCAAAGCTGTGCGTGCTGATCAGTGGGGCAACCATATTAACTATGGTGTGCGCGAGTTTGGTATGAGTGCCATCATGAACGGTATCGCTTTGCATGGTGGGTACATTCCATTTGGCGGCACATTCTTAACTTTCTCTGATTACAGTCGCAATGCATTGCGCATGGCGGCATTGATGAAGTTACGTAGCATCTTTGTCTTTACCCATGACTCGATTGGTTTGGGTGAGGATGGTCCTACGCATCAATCTGTTGAGCATGTAGCGAGCCTGCGATTGATTCCGAATTTAATGGTTTGGCGTCCATGCGATACCACTGAGAGTGCGGTTGCATGGGGTGCTGCGATTGAACGTAAGCATGGTCCAAGCGCTTTGATCTTCAGTCGTCAAAACTGCCCATTTGTGTCTCGCAATAGCCAACAAGTAAAAGATATTGCGCGCGGTGGATATGTATTGCGTGATCCAAAGAAGTCGAAGATCGATGCAGTGATTATTGCTACGGGATCTGAGATTGCTTTAGCGTTGCAAACTGCTGAGCGTTTAGAGGGTGAAGGTTTTGGAATCCGCGTAGTGTCGATTCCATCAACGACAGTATTTGATCAACAAGATGCTGCTTATAAAGCAAAAGTCTTGCCAGCTGACGTTCCGCGCATTGCTGTTGAAGCAGGTGTGAGTGATTTCTGGTGGAAGTACGGTTGTGCAGCAGTGCATGGTGTCGATACCTTTGGTGAATCAGCCCCAGCACCGGTGCTCTATGAATATTTTGGTTTAACAGTCGATCAGATTGCTAAAACTGTGAAGCAATGCATCGCAAAGAAATAG
- a CDS encoding glyceraldehyde-3-phosphate dehydrogenase, type I: MTIRVAINGYGRIGRMVLRALYEDQVNGKPRRDIKIVAINAMGDIDINAHLTQYDSAHGRFPAEVKVDGDCMVVNGDRIKMFSTRNPLETPWGELGVDLVLECSGKFTSKEKAMVHISQGAKKVLISAPGEKDVDATIVYGVNQQVLKPSDIVVSNASCTTNCLAPLVKPLLEKIGIESGLMTTIHAFTNDQVLTDVYHKDMRRARSAVTSMIPTKTGAAKAVGLVLPALAGRFDGFAMRVPVINVSVVDLTFAASRATSVDEVNSILKTASEGELKGILGFNTLPLVSIDFNHDPRPSIYDASQTRVSADGKLVKVLAWYDNEWGYSVQMLNAAEALMAVK, encoded by the coding sequence ATGACAATTCGTGTCGCAATCAATGGTTATGGTCGTATTGGTCGTATGGTCTTACGTGCTTTGTATGAAGATCAAGTGAACGGTAAGCCAAGACGTGATATCAAAATCGTTGCAATTAATGCGATGGGTGATATTGATATCAATGCGCACCTGACGCAATATGACTCTGCGCATGGTCGCTTTCCTGCTGAAGTAAAAGTGGATGGCGATTGCATGGTAGTCAATGGCGATCGCATCAAGATGTTCTCTACCCGCAATCCTTTAGAAACTCCATGGGGTGAGTTGGGTGTGGACTTAGTGCTTGAGTGTTCTGGCAAATTCACTTCAAAAGAAAAAGCCATGGTGCATATCTCCCAGGGTGCGAAGAAGGTATTGATCTCTGCTCCCGGTGAAAAAGATGTGGATGCCACAATCGTTTACGGTGTAAACCAACAAGTTCTCAAGCCAAGCGATATCGTTGTTTCTAACGCGAGCTGCACGACTAACTGTTTAGCGCCATTGGTTAAGCCATTGCTAGAAAAGATTGGTATCGAGTCTGGCTTGATGACCACAATTCATGCATTTACCAATGATCAGGTTCTGACTGACGTCTATCACAAGGATATGCGCCGTGCGCGTTCTGCTGTGACCAGCATGATTCCAACGAAGACAGGCGCTGCAAAAGCGGTAGGCTTGGTATTGCCAGCTTTGGCAGGGCGCTTTGATGGTTTTGCGATGCGCGTCCCCGTCATTAACGTTTCTGTTGTGGACTTAACCTTTGCTGCCAGCCGCGCTACCAGCGTGGACGAGGTGAACTCCATCCTCAAAACAGCGAGTGAGGGCGAATTGAAAGGTATTTTGGGTTTCAACACCCTGCCTTTGGTATCCATCGACTTCAATCACGACCCACGCCCCAGTATTTATGATGCTTCCCAAACTCGCGTCTCAGCGGATGGTAAGTTGGTCAAAGTATTGGCTTGGTATGACAACGAGTGGGGCTATTCAGTCCAAATGCTCAATGCCGCTGAAGCATTAATGGCTGTAAAGTAA
- a CDS encoding Ferric uptake regulator, Fur family, which yields MAGRIIKTLILAPKPMNMNQNPTPADLRDIGLKATGPRMKILDFFHQNGGTHFSAEDVFMALAKDDKEIGLATVYRVLTQFEQAGLLLRSHFESSKGDGRAIYELNEGQHHDHLVCLDCGHVEEFVDEAIEKRQRDIAKNLGFKLQEHSLAMYGHCQKKNCRNKPKL from the coding sequence ATGGCAGGCCGTATCATTAAGACATTGATTTTAGCTCCCAAACCCATGAATATGAACCAAAACCCGACTCCAGCAGATTTACGCGATATTGGCCTCAAGGCGACCGGTCCACGCATGAAAATCTTGGACTTTTTTCATCAAAATGGCGGCACTCACTTTAGCGCTGAAGATGTCTTTATGGCCTTAGCCAAAGATGACAAAGAAATTGGCTTGGCTACGGTATATCGGGTACTCACCCAGTTTGAACAAGCAGGGCTCTTGCTCCGCAGTCATTTTGAGTCCAGTAAAGGTGATGGCAGGGCTATTTATGAGCTCAATGAGGGCCAACACCATGACCACTTGGTCTGCCTAGATTGCGGCCATGTTGAAGAGTTTGTCGATGAGGCAATTGAGAAGAGACAGCGTGATATTGCCAAAAACCTCGGTTTTAAGCTCCAAGAGCACTCTTTGGCTATGTACGGTCACTGCCAAAAGAAGAATTGCCGAAATAAGCCAAAGCTCTAA
- a CDS encoding SmpA/OmlA domain-containing protein — protein MQNCLQLFTRLLNSIFRVFDLARTGLIIAVLGSVLLATGCTSAVDDTQRAWMNKVFRPYVPDVVQGNFISSEQYAKLQVGQSREQVRQILGTPLLASYFHANRWDYVFEFKRAGQPMSKERRVTVFFEGDKLVKFQGDALPTDVELVAEIDGYAKSKRSFWDVMTGSNKPPVTPPLQQPELLVPSPTNNLPAGATVPAAPASSSFWDFFSFSKQSPDAQPAPQQLGPGALNVPQASEVK, from the coding sequence ATGCAAAATTGCCTTCAACTTTTTACCCGTCTATTGAACTCCATTTTTAGGGTTTTCGACCTCGCTCGGACGGGGTTAATTATTGCTGTACTTGGTTCGGTATTGCTTGCTACTGGCTGTACCAGCGCTGTTGATGACACGCAACGCGCCTGGATGAACAAAGTCTTTAGACCTTATGTGCCGGATGTGGTGCAGGGCAACTTTATTTCGAGCGAACAGTACGCCAAGCTACAAGTTGGTCAGAGTCGCGAGCAAGTTCGCCAAATTCTGGGTACACCTTTGCTCGCTAGTTATTTCCATGCCAATCGCTGGGACTATGTTTTTGAATTTAAGCGCGCTGGCCAGCCAATGAGTAAAGAGCGTCGCGTCACCGTATTTTTCGAGGGTGATAAGTTAGTCAAGTTCCAAGGCGATGCATTACCAACAGATGTCGAGTTGGTCGCGGAAATCGATGGCTACGCAAAATCGAAGAGATCATTCTGGGATGTGATGACGGGGTCGAACAAGCCTCCAGTAACGCCTCCTTTGCAGCAACCCGAGTTACTAGTCCCTAGCCCAACTAACAATTTGCCGGCTGGGGCGACTGTGCCTGCGGCTCCTGCTAGCAGTTCTTTTTGGGACTTTTTTAGTTTTTCAAAACAATCGCCAGATGCCCAGCCAGCGCCTCAACAGTTAGGTCCTGGTGCTCTCAACGTTCCGCAGGCTAGTGAAGTTAAATAA
- a CDS encoding Dihydrodipicolinate reductase, whose amino-acid sequence MMRIAIAGATGRMGKMLIEAVLNCSDAELVGALEHESCPLLGEDAGAFLGKKTGVAITSDIAKALSGAEFLIDFTRPEGTMAHLAVAQKTGSKMIIGTTGLSPEQIESLKKASANLAIVFAPNMSVGVNATFKLLEIAAKMLNEGYDIEIIEAHHRHKVDAPSGTALRMGEVIADALGEKLDDVAVYAREGHTGERKVGSIGFATIRGGDIVGDHTVLFAGEGERIEISHKSSSRQSYAQGSLRAARFLQAQNSGLYDMQDVLGLRK is encoded by the coding sequence ATGATGAGAATCGCAATTGCTGGTGCCACTGGTCGTATGGGAAAAATGTTGATCGAGGCTGTACTCAATTGCTCAGATGCTGAGTTGGTTGGCGCCTTGGAGCATGAGTCATGCCCTTTGCTTGGTGAAGATGCTGGTGCGTTCTTGGGAAAAAAAACTGGTGTAGCAATTACGTCTGATATCGCAAAGGCTTTAAGTGGCGCTGAGTTTTTAATTGATTTCACTCGCCCAGAAGGCACGATGGCTCACTTAGCCGTAGCGCAAAAGACGGGCAGCAAAATGATTATCGGCACTACTGGTCTGAGTCCAGAGCAAATTGAAAGCCTGAAGAAAGCTTCCGCCAATTTAGCTATCGTATTTGCTCCCAATATGAGTGTGGGTGTCAACGCGACATTTAAGTTGCTAGAGATTGCTGCCAAGATGTTGAACGAAGGTTATGACATTGAAATCATTGAAGCTCATCATCGTCATAAAGTAGATGCGCCTTCTGGCACTGCACTCAGAATGGGTGAAGTGATTGCAGATGCGCTTGGTGAGAAATTAGATGATGTGGCTGTGTATGCCCGCGAAGGTCACACTGGCGAGCGCAAAGTTGGCTCAATTGGTTTTGCCACTATTCGGGGTGGAGATATTGTGGGTGATCATACCGTCCTATTTGCAGGCGAGGGCGAGCGTATTGAGATCAGCCATAAATCTTCTAGCCGCCAGTCTTACGCGCAAGGTTCATTGCGCGCTGCACGCTTCTTACAAGCCCAGAACTCAGGCCTGTATGACATGCAAGATGTTCTTGGCCTGCGCAAGTAA